The proteins below are encoded in one region of Herpetosiphon gulosus:
- a CDS encoding uracil-DNA glycosylase codes for MTHAAATLAAIAEEVAQCTACPLCRTRTNAVPGEGPANAEILLIGEGPGQREDALGRPFVGPSGDLLEQWLAEIGLTREQVFIANVVKCRPPGNRDPEPSEIAACAHFLDRQIAALAPKLIATLGRHSMNKFFPGGKITKIHGIRGVKRQGQTVFLPLFHPAYVLRNMNAMPEAIADIKLIPRLIARLKQRLQEETNQTTEPNLPETDEPTTPPQQMSMF; via the coding sequence CTCTGTCGCACCCGAACCAACGCAGTGCCAGGCGAAGGCCCAGCCAATGCCGAGATTTTATTAATTGGGGAAGGGCCAGGCCAACGTGAAGATGCGCTTGGTCGGCCTTTCGTCGGGCCTTCGGGCGATTTGTTGGAACAATGGTTGGCCGAAATTGGCCTAACCCGTGAACAAGTCTTTATCGCTAATGTGGTGAAATGTCGGCCACCTGGCAACCGCGACCCTGAGCCAAGCGAAATCGCGGCTTGTGCCCATTTTTTAGATCGCCAGATTGCGGCTTTGGCTCCCAAGTTGATTGCGACGCTTGGGCGACATTCGATGAATAAATTTTTCCCTGGTGGCAAAATTACCAAAATTCATGGCATTCGCGGGGTTAAACGCCAAGGCCAAACAGTTTTTTTGCCCTTATTTCACCCAGCCTATGTGCTGCGTAACATGAATGCCATGCCCGAGGCAATCGCCGATATCAAGTTGATACCACGGCTAATTGCGCGGCTCAAACAGCGTTTGCAAGAAGAAACGAACCAAACAACTGAGCCAAATCTGCCCGAAACCGACGAGCCAACAACGCCACCACAACAAATGTCAATGTTTTAA